A single window of Pogoniulus pusillus isolate bPogPus1 chromosome 11, bPogPus1.pri, whole genome shotgun sequence DNA harbors:
- the FAM53A gene encoding protein FAM53A, whose amino-acid sequence MVTLITEKLQNQSLDDLTCKTYNIGLYSSEKLNKSGSLFPFEINEESPWKALNGGCPIQTDTRSSAYPFPVCPFSTGTVSNGALQWQQEPSSTSMVSGWISELNLNENSGQPLAPPTKRHCRSLSEPDELARCRSPWKPGSSKVWTPVSKRRCNSGGSATLQRCNSHGSATLQRSTSISLPQNILSLNNVFTVTSFNTSPVPRPSSASSGFVDSSEGSTSSSSRWNSGGPCDFNPRRRLSLSQEHITEAGNLLPSASSTPTSTPELSRRQGLLRCRSQPCVLNEKKSRLKRRREEDVRWNRPSLDFFKMTRTLKNSKSLCSLDYEDDDDDTQMKTIVSSPCDSNDLMNIITPGSSPVREQLDEVRHRGSRRGSFQAREYKQAAAVCESDEDTSDCESTEEGIFPLDCGDLDLEQIENN is encoded by the exons ATGGTAACACTAATaacagaaaagctgcagaacCAGAGCTTGGATGATCTGACCTGTAAAACCTACAATATCGGTCTG TACTCATCTGAGAAGCTGAACAAAAGTGGCAGCTTGTTCCCTTTCGAAATCAACG AAGAGAGTCCTTGGAAAGCTTTAAATGGGGGTTGCCCAATCCAGACTGACACCAGGAGTTCAGCTTACCCTTTCCCAGTGTGCCCGTTCAGCACCGGCACGGTCAGCAATGGTgctctgcagtggcagcaggaacCTTCCAGCACGTCGATGGTGTCGGGATGGATAAGTGAACTCAACCTGAACGAGAACTCGGGCCAGCCCTTGGCCCCACCAACCAAACGCCACTGCAGGTCTCTGTCTGAACCCGACGAGCTGGCCCGCTGCCGCTCCCCGTGGAAGCCTGGCAGCTCTAAAGTCTGGACTCCTGTGTCAAAGAGACGCTGCAACAGCGGCGGCAGTGCCACCCTGCAGCGCTGCAACAGCCACGGGAGCGCCACCTTGCAGAGAAGCACAAGCATCAGCCTGCCGCAGAACATCCTCTCGCTCAACAACGTCTTCACCGTCACCAGCTTCAACACCTCACCGGTCCCCAGAccttcctctgccagcagcggCTTCGTGGACAGCAGCGAgggcagcaccagctccagcagccgcTGGAATTCTGGAGGCCCTTGTGACTTTAACCCAAGGCGCCGCCTCTCCCTGTCCCAGGAGCACATCACCGAGGCCGGGAACCTCTTgccttcagccagcagcactcccacctCCACGCCCGAGCTGAGCCGGCGGCAGGGGCTGCTGCGGTGCCGCTCCCAGCCCTGTGTCCTCAACGAGAAGAAGAGCCGGCTAAAGCGCAGGCGGGAGGAGGACGTGCGGTGGAACAGGCCCTCCTTGGACTTTTTTAAAATGACACGG ACTTTAAAAAATTCCAAAAGTCTTTGCTCCCTTGACTACGAAGATGATGACGATGACACACAGATGAAGACCATTGTGTCATCCCCCTGTGACTCAAACGATCTCATGAACATCATCACGCCAGGTTCCAGCCccgtgagagagcagctggatgAAGTCAGGCACCGCGGGTCACGCCGAGGCAGCTTCCAGGCAAGGGAGTACAAGCAGGCAGCTGCGGTCTGTGAAAGCGACGAGGACACGAGTGATTGTGAGAGCACTGAGGAGGGCATCTTCCCTCTGGACTGTGGGGACTTGGACCTAGAGCAGATCGAAAACAACTGA